A stretch of Limanda limanda chromosome 7, fLimLim1.1, whole genome shotgun sequence DNA encodes these proteins:
- the LOC133005681 gene encoding G-protein coupled receptor 182-like, which yields MTNEHNHSGYINGTPWFVYDCTIELDGDYRRIALFLLYLLIFMVGLLENVLVLWVNWSRRHSANGVLFCVINVSLSDLMVIGILPFFLMEVTMDKVWLWGRFLCKVTNLIFVVNFYSSSLFLACMTLERYLSLTRPSAPALFPVVGRRRWLLCGGLWLFSFVLALFENVHVDLLEWDEPGCYMMPEHNYDEWFVFVPVVCLLFQFIGPAAVIITCNVLIARAVRAAPEVQGRRDVWLVHVYSLVFVMCWLPYHLVVLLMVIDNLDPWIFNCNAIEGLYFSFSLVQCLSLFHCVANPILYNFLSQSFRKNLINTVLSHIPKEVEQVGAGNQPGGPNAGGGPGGQRKLSNVSTSQSDVGS from the coding sequence ATGACCAACGAGCACAACCACTCCGGCTACATTAACGGCACGCCATGGTTCGTGTACGACTGCACCATCGAGCTGGACGGGGACTACCGGCGCATCGCCCTCTTCCTGCTctacctcctcatcttcatGGTGGGCCTGCTGGAGAACGTTCTGGTCTTGTGGGTGAACTGGAGCAGGCGCCACTCGGCCAACGGGGTTCTCTTCTGCGTCATCAACGTGAGCCTGTCGGACCTGATGGTGATTGGGATCCTGCCCTTCTTCCTCATGGAGGTGACCATGGACAAGGTTTGGCTGTGGGGCCGCTTCCTCTGCAAGGTCACCAACCTCATCTTCGTGGTCAACTTCTACAGCAGCTCCCTCTTCCTGGCCTGCATGACCTTGGAGCGCTACCTGTCCCTGACCCGGCCCTCGGCCCCGGCGCTCTTCCCTGTGGTGGGCCGGCGGCGCTGGCTGCTCTGCGGAGGCCTGTGGCTCTTCTCTTTTGTCCTGGCCCTGTTTGAGAACGTCCATGTGGACCTTCTGGAGTGGGACGAGCCCGGCTGCTACATGATGCCCGAGCACAACTACGACGAGTGGTTTGTTTTCGTGCCGGTCGTCTGCTTGCTCTTCCAGTTCATCGGCCCGGCGGCCGTCATCATCACCTGCAACGTGCTGATCGCCCGGGCGGTGCGAGCGGCTCCGGAGGTTCAAGGCCGGCGGGACGTGTGGCTGGTGCACGTGTACTCGCTGGTCTTCGTCATGTGCTGGCTGCCCTACCACCTGGTGGTGCTCCTGATGGTCATCGACAACCTCGACCCCTGGATCTTCAACTGCAACGCCATAGAGGGCCTCTACTTCTCCTTCAGCTTGGTGCAGTGCCTGTCGCTCTTCCACTGCGTGGCCAACCCCATCCTCTACAACTTCCTCAGCCAGAGCTTCCGCAAAAACCTGATCAACACGGTGTTGAGCCACATACCCaaagaggtggagcaggtgggAGCAGGAAACCAGCCCGGGGGTCCTAACGCCGGCGGGGGTCCGGGGGGGCAGCGCAAGCTGAGTAACGTCAGCACGAGCCAGTCTGACGTGGGATCATAA
- the LOC133005642 gene encoding G-protein coupled receptor 182-like: protein MTNEHNHSGYINGTPWFVYDCTIELDGDYRRIALFLLYLLIFMVGLLENVLVLWVNWSRRHSANGVLFCVINVSLSDLMVIGILPFFLMEVTMDKVWLWGRFLCKVTNLIFVVNFYSSSLFLACMTLERYLSLTRPSAPALFPVVGRRRWLLCGGLWLFSFVLALFENVHVDLLEWDEPGCYMMPEHNYDEWFVFVPVVCLLFQFIGPAAVIITCNVLIARAVRAAPEVQGRRDVWLVHVYSLVFVMCWLPYHLVVLLMVIDNLDPWIFNCNAIEGLYFSFSLVQCLSLFHCVANPILYNFLSQSFRKNLINTVLSHIPKEVEQVGAGNQPGGPNAGGGPGGQRKLSNVSTSQSDVGS from the coding sequence ATGACCAACGAGCACAACCACTCCGGCTACATTAATGGCACGCCATGGTTCGTGTACGACTGCACCATCGAGCTGGACGGGGACTACCGGCGCATCGCCCTCTTCCTGCTctacctcctcatcttcatGGTGGGCCTGCTGGAGAATGTTCTGGTCTTGTGGGTGAACTGGAGCAGGCGCCACTCGGCCAACGGGGTTCTCTTCTGCGTCATCAACGTGAGCCTGTCGGACCTGATGGTGATTGGGATCCTGCCCTTCTTCCTCATGGAGGTGACCATGGACAAGGTTTGGCTCTGGGGTCGCTTCCTCTGCAAGGTCACCAACCTCATCTTCGTGGTCAACTTCTACAGCAGCTCCCTCTTCCTGGCCTGCATGACCTTGGAGCGCTACCTGTCCCTGACCCGGCCCTCGGCCCCGGCGCTCTTCCCTGTGGTGGGCCGGCGGCGCTGGCTGCTCTGCGGAGGCCTGTGGCTCTTCTCTTTTGTCCTGGCCCTGTTTGAGAACGTCCACGTGGACCTTCTGGAGTGGGACGAGCCCGGCTGCTACATGATGCCCGAGCACAACTACGACGAGTGGTTTGTTTTCGTGCCGGTCGTCTGCTTGCTCTTCCAGTTCATCGGCCCGGCGGCCGTCATCATCACCTGCAACGTGCTGATCGCCCGGGCGGTGCGAGCGGCTCCGGAGGTTCAAGGCCGGCGGGACGTGTGGCTGGTGCACGTGTACTCGCTGGTCTTCGTCATGTGCTGGCTGCCCTACCACCTGGTGGTGCTCCTGATGGTCATCGACAACCTCGACCCCTGGATCTTCAACTGCAACGCCATAGAGGGCCTCTACTTCTCCTTCAGCTTGGTGCAGTGCCTGTCGCTCTTCCACTGCGTGGCCAACCCCATCCTCTACAACTTCCTCAGCCAGAGCTTCCGCAAAAACCTGATCAACACGGTGCTGAGCCACATACCCaaagaggtggagcaggtgggAGCAGGAAACCAGCCCGGGGGTCCTAACGCCGGCGGGGGTCCGGGGGGGCAGCGCAAGCTGAGTAACGTCAGCACGAGCCAGTCTGACGTGGGATCATAA